A window from Flavobacterium sp. 83 encodes these proteins:
- a CDS encoding glycosyltransferase — translation MNKVVLLIPHYNNPLGLMASVASIEASETLDILIVDDGSITERINEITTNQAFKATGKIKYIYLKKNEGIESALNHGLDYIVKTNQYHFIARLDCGDTCIGKRFEIQEKFLVENPEIKLVGSNAIAVDPKGTFLYKTLFPEKNQVIKNKMFNNAMFLHPTVMFAEEIIAIVGKYPTNYKAAEDYAFFFKIVNKFETANLPEFLLQYEINPSGISFSKRKEQVWSRIRVIKDNFYFGFWPVYGITRNLILYVLPHSIIQKIKRLKE, via the coding sequence ATGAATAAGGTCGTTCTATTAATTCCGCACTATAATAATCCGCTTGGACTAATGGCATCTGTGGCATCAATAGAAGCTTCAGAAACATTGGATATCCTCATCGTGGATGATGGGAGCATCACGGAAAGAATTAACGAAATAACCACAAACCAGGCTTTCAAAGCAACAGGAAAAATCAAGTATATTTATTTAAAAAAAAACGAAGGCATTGAATCTGCGCTGAACCATGGCTTAGATTATATTGTTAAAACAAATCAATATCACTTTATTGCTCGATTGGATTGTGGGGACACTTGCATTGGAAAGCGATTTGAAATACAAGAAAAATTTCTGGTTGAAAATCCTGAAATAAAATTAGTGGGTTCGAATGCTATTGCGGTGGACCCAAAGGGTACTTTTTTATACAAGACTTTATTTCCAGAAAAGAACCAAGTAATAAAGAATAAAATGTTTAATAATGCTATGTTTCTTCATCCAACGGTTATGTTTGCAGAAGAAATTATAGCTATTGTGGGGAAGTATCCCACAAATTATAAGGCAGCTGAGGATTATGCTTTTTTCTTTAAAATTGTAAATAAATTCGAAACGGCTAATCTGCCAGAATTTTTGCTGCAATATGAAATTAATCCATCAGGGATTTCCTTTTCAAAAAGGAAAGAACAAGTCTGGAGCAGAATAAGGGTTATTAAGGATAATTTTTATTTTGGTTTTTGGCCAGTTTATGGAATTACAAGAAATTTGATTTTGTATGTTTTACCCCATTCAATCATTCAAAAAATAAAAAGGCTCAAAGAATGA
- a CDS encoding O-antigen ligase family protein, whose protein sequence is MNIFSKKESYSNIILLLILALSFSKSIPNIILGVALLFYAVLFYQKKIVFPKRHYFYAFGILFLYLLIKSFFNSSIGNEINVFSRFLVVIILPILFIPVPKNKIIWGFIASVFIAVSIALIHTSIYYLHNKILPFNTGEDVNRILIVERPYMGFICLVALILCLFMAKEYPKFKKALFALGLFFGIFIFFIAARLSLITLIGVAIIYLLFYSGFSVIKKAIIIAVCFIAVFTALLSYKNLSNRFFVTDSFQTMKDYEPRVVIWSCASEIIRSSDFNFIFGSKSFNWMEEQYVQCYADSITNESKKAWFLAIKYNSHNQFIDLFLIGGFLGLGLFLFFIFSMMKNSLGNFYFFSIVVSLTLFFLMENVLHRQFGCYLTAIVFSITAKYRDEKN, encoded by the coding sequence ATGAATATATTTTCAAAGAAAGAAAGCTATAGCAATATTATTCTTTTATTAATATTGGCGTTGTCTTTTTCAAAATCAATCCCCAATATTATTTTAGGGGTTGCTCTGTTATTTTATGCTGTATTGTTTTATCAGAAAAAAATAGTTTTCCCTAAAAGACATTATTTTTATGCATTTGGTATACTTTTCCTGTATCTCCTGATTAAGTCTTTTTTTAATTCATCGATTGGTAACGAAATAAATGTATTCAGTCGATTTTTAGTTGTAATTATACTTCCCATATTATTTATTCCCGTTCCAAAAAATAAAATAATTTGGGGTTTTATAGCATCGGTTTTTATCGCCGTTAGTATTGCCTTAATTCATACTTCCATTTATTATTTACACAATAAAATACTTCCGTTCAATACTGGAGAAGATGTCAATAGGATTTTGATAGTAGAAAGGCCTTATATGGGATTTATATGTCTTGTAGCATTAATTTTATGCCTATTCATGGCAAAAGAATATCCTAAATTTAAAAAAGCATTATTTGCTTTGGGTTTGTTTTTTGGAATTTTTATCTTTTTTATTGCGGCAAGGTTGTCTTTAATCACTTTAATTGGAGTCGCTATAATTTATCTTTTATTCTATTCGGGTTTTTCAGTTATAAAAAAAGCAATCATTATTGCAGTTTGTTTTATAGCCGTATTTACCGCTTTATTGAGTTATAAGAATTTGTCAAATAGGTTTTTTGTTACCGATAGTTTTCAAACGATGAAAGATTATGAACCAAGAGTTGTAATTTGGAGTTGTGCATCTGAGATAATTCGTTCCTCTGATTTTAATTTCATTTTTGGAAGTAAAAGTTTCAATTGGATGGAGGAACAATATGTTCAATGTTATGCTGATTCTATTACAAATGAAAGTAAAAAAGCATGGTTTTTAGCTATAAAATATAATTCTCATAACCAATTTATTGATTTATTTCTAATTGGCGGTTTTTTAGGATTGGGACTGTTTCTATTTTTTATTTTTTCAATGATGAAAAATTCTTTGGGAAATTTTTACTTTTTTTCGATTGTTGTTTCTTTAACATTATTTTTTTTGATGGAAAATGTATTGCACAGGCAATTTGGTTGTTATTTAACGGCAATCGTGTTTTCTATAACCGCAAAATATAGAGATGAAAAAAATTAA
- a CDS encoding glycosyltransferase, translated as MKKIKIAHVLHSVGGVDVSLRLILENSNPSQFENIVIHGIVDTTESFYDKNKVIIKEFKLPISREITFLNDLISIIKTYQILKNEKPDVIHCHSAKGGVIGRIVAILTGTPVLYTPQAFSYLSTDDTFKRSVFLFIEKLLSKGNVTLLACSKSEMKRAIEEVGFKEENVLLFNNAIRPIDKIDSLSIKKTWPDNYICTVGRPSYQKNIEFMIRVLYEIKKTTNIHLVIMGVGPVSDNLDSVKNLIIELDMSTDITLLNWTKRTDVFNIINDAKFYISTARYEGLPYSIIESMTLGTPCIVSDCDGNRDLITNNFNGYLVKENDIADFSAKCIKLLNEEELHATFSKNAKNSFEQDYNILKKIVDLETIYLKQSNLKYKKSHK; from the coding sequence ATGAAAAAAATTAAAATTGCCCACGTTCTCCATTCTGTAGGAGGTGTTGATGTTTCCTTGCGACTCATTCTTGAAAACAGCAATCCATCACAATTTGAAAATATAGTAATCCATGGAATTGTTGACACAACGGAAAGCTTTTATGATAAAAATAAAGTCATTATCAAGGAGTTTAAATTACCAATATCCAGAGAAATAACATTTTTAAATGATCTTATTTCAATAATAAAAACATACCAAATACTAAAAAATGAAAAACCGGATGTAATTCACTGCCACAGTGCAAAAGGAGGTGTAATTGGTAGGATAGTTGCAATTTTAACAGGAACTCCGGTTCTGTATACTCCGCAGGCATTCTCTTATTTAAGTACAGATGATACCTTTAAAAGATCAGTTTTTCTGTTTATTGAAAAATTATTGTCCAAAGGCAACGTAACTCTTTTAGCTTGTTCCAAGTCTGAAATGAAGCGAGCAATTGAAGAAGTAGGATTTAAAGAAGAAAACGTATTGCTTTTCAATAATGCAATAAGACCTATTGATAAAATCGATTCACTATCCATAAAAAAAACGTGGCCTGATAATTATATTTGTACCGTTGGGCGTCCGTCTTATCAAAAAAATATTGAATTCATGATAAGAGTTCTATACGAAATAAAGAAAACTACAAATATTCATTTAGTTATAATGGGAGTAGGCCCAGTTTCGGATAATTTGGATTCTGTTAAAAATCTTATAATCGAGCTTGATATGTCAACTGATATCACCCTTTTAAACTGGACAAAGAGAACCGATGTTTTTAATATCATTAATGATGCAAAATTTTATATTTCAACTGCGCGATATGAAGGATTGCCTTACTCTATAATCGAAAGCATGACATTAGGAACTCCGTGCATAGTTTCGGATTGCGATGGCAATAGAGATTTGATAACAAATAATTTTAATGGCTATTTAGTTAAAGAAAATGATATAGCAGATTTTTCGGCAAAATGTATTAAATTATTGAACGAAGAGGAATTACATGCAACATTTTCAAAAAACGCCAAAAATTCATTCGAACAAGATTATAATATTTTAAAAAAAATCGTGGATCTGGAAACTATTTATCTAAAACAATCAAATTTAAAATATAAAAAGTCGCATAAATAG
- a CDS encoding UDP-glucuronic acid decarboxylase family protein: MKRILITGAAGFLGSHLCDRFIKEGYFVIGMDNLITGDLKNIEHLFKLENFEFYHHDITKFVHVPGQLDYILHFASPASPIDYLKIPIQTLKVGSLGTHNLLGLARVKKARILIASTSEVYGDPLVHPQTEEYYGNVNTIGPRGVYDEAKRFQESITMAYHTFHGVETRIVRIFNTYGPRMRLNDGRVIPAFIGQALRGEDLTIFGDGMQTRSFCYVDDQVEGIFRLLHSDYVLPVNIGNPDEITIKDFAEEIIKLTGTNQKVVYFPLPINDPLQRQPDTTKAKKLLGWEAKVNRAEGMKITYDYFKSLSKEELSKEEHKDFSGYIK, from the coding sequence ATGAAAAGAATACTTATCACTGGTGCTGCTGGATTTTTAGGATCACATCTTTGTGACCGTTTTATTAAAGAAGGCTATTTTGTTATAGGAATGGATAATCTTATCACTGGAGATTTAAAAAACATAGAACATTTATTCAAATTGGAAAATTTTGAATTTTATCATCATGATATCACCAAATTTGTTCATGTTCCAGGTCAATTAGATTATATTTTGCATTTTGCTTCGCCTGCAAGTCCAATAGATTATTTGAAAATCCCAATACAAACATTAAAAGTAGGGTCACTTGGGACACACAACCTTTTAGGTTTGGCGCGAGTAAAAAAAGCCAGAATTCTTATTGCATCCACTTCTGAAGTCTATGGAGATCCATTGGTACACCCACAAACTGAAGAATATTACGGAAATGTAAATACAATAGGCCCAAGAGGTGTTTATGACGAAGCCAAACGTTTTCAGGAATCCATCACTATGGCGTATCATACTTTTCATGGTGTAGAAACCAGAATTGTTAGAATTTTCAATACGTACGGTCCACGAATGAGACTCAATGACGGTCGCGTTATTCCAGCATTTATAGGTCAGGCGCTTCGTGGTGAAGACCTAACTATTTTTGGTGACGGTATGCAAACACGTTCTTTTTGTTATGTAGATGATCAGGTGGAAGGTATTTTCAGATTATTGCATTCTGATTATGTTTTACCGGTAAATATTGGGAATCCGGATGAAATCACCATTAAAGATTTTGCTGAAGAAATCATAAAACTGACAGGAACCAATCAGAAAGTGGTTTATTTCCCTTTACCAATAAATGATCCCTTGCAACGTCAGCCAGATACTACAAAAGCAAAAAAATTGCTGGGTTGGGAAGCTAAAGTAAATCGTGCCGAAGGAATGAAAATCACTTACGACTATTTTAAATCATTATCTAAAGAAGAACTTTCTAAAGAAGAACATAAAGATTTTTCGGGTTATATAAAGTAG
- a CDS encoding undecaprenyl-phosphate glucose phosphotransferase, whose protein sequence is MLDSQSKPIRNDEYYLRLFQFNSDSNFFKKTDRKPNWLYSLIMTASQTGRYSKYIRPISVLIDLIVISILGLFFLEDLNLNIEHYLIYQTIGWTTAAFSIKFYDVYRFTKPIEIISKIVKQGILFLLIIIAFFPFSKHVVFNATVIALFISAVIVLITVSKFLLFYYLKEYRIITGSNYRSAVIIGYTPEAIRLKDLFETRNDYGYRFLGYFSDKKSNQNIKGKLADLKPFVIENCVDEIYCSLNEISNEHLKDLIDFADENNKTIKFIPDTKEIFSKKLKIDYYEFFPVLSLKKTILHDPAIKVFKRTFDIVFAIIIIVLLLSWLIPLLAILIKLESSGPVFFKQGRPGIDENEFYCYKLRSMRINKTTEIEASKNDPRVTRIGKFMRKTSLDEMPQFINVLLGEMSVVGPRPHLWAQNKVYGNKVKKYMVRHSVKPGITGLAQVSGFRGEIETDNDMINRIKFDIFYIENWSLILDLKIISQTVVNIFKGEEKAY, encoded by the coding sequence ATGTTGGATAGCCAAAGTAAACCAATTAGAAATGATGAATATTACCTGCGACTATTTCAATTTAATAGTGATAGTAATTTTTTTAAAAAGACCGATAGAAAACCAAACTGGTTATATTCGTTAATTATGACGGCATCTCAAACAGGAAGATATTCAAAATACATAAGGCCTATTAGTGTTTTAATTGATTTGATCGTTATTTCAATATTAGGCTTATTCTTTCTTGAAGACCTCAATTTAAATATTGAGCATTATCTTATTTATCAAACAATTGGATGGACTACAGCTGCTTTTTCAATCAAGTTTTACGATGTTTATCGCTTTACAAAACCAATTGAAATTATTTCGAAAATAGTCAAACAGGGGATTTTATTTCTTTTAATAATCATTGCTTTTTTTCCGTTTTCAAAACATGTTGTTTTTAACGCAACAGTGATTGCTCTTTTTATTTCAGCAGTAATAGTATTGATTACTGTTTCGAAATTTTTATTGTTTTATTATTTAAAGGAATACAGAATAATAACGGGAAGCAATTATCGAAGTGCTGTAATCATTGGTTATACTCCCGAAGCAATTCGATTAAAAGATCTTTTCGAAACAAGAAATGATTATGGTTATCGTTTTTTGGGATATTTTTCAGATAAGAAATCAAATCAAAATATTAAAGGAAAATTGGCAGATTTGAAACCTTTTGTAATTGAAAATTGTGTCGATGAAATTTATTGTTCATTGAATGAAATCTCCAATGAGCATTTGAAAGATTTAATAGATTTTGCTGATGAAAATAATAAAACAATAAAATTCATTCCTGATACTAAAGAAATTTTTTCAAAAAAATTAAAAATAGATTATTACGAATTTTTCCCTGTACTATCTTTAAAAAAAACAATTCTGCATGATCCAGCAATCAAAGTATTCAAAAGGACATTTGATATTGTTTTTGCTATTATAATTATTGTATTACTTCTATCTTGGTTGATTCCTTTATTAGCTATTTTAATAAAATTAGAATCTTCAGGCCCCGTTTTTTTTAAACAAGGAAGACCTGGAATTGATGAGAATGAATTTTATTGCTATAAACTTCGTTCTATGAGAATCAATAAAACAACTGAAATAGAAGCATCAAAAAATGATCCTCGTGTTACCAGAATAGGTAAATTTATGAGAAAGACAAGTTTAGACGAAATGCCTCAATTTATAAATGTTTTACTTGGTGAAATGTCAGTTGTAGGTCCGAGGCCTCATCTCTGGGCACAAAATAAAGTCTATGGAAATAAAGTTAAAAAATATATGGTGCGTCATTCTGTTAAACCCGGAATTACAGGATTAGCTCAAGTGAGTGGTTTTCGAGGTGAAATAGAGACGGATAATGATATGATTAATAGAATAAAATTTGATATTTTTTATATTGAAAATTGGTCACTAATATTAGATTTAAAAATAATTTCTCAAACGGTAGTTAATATTTTCAAGGGAGAAGAAAAAGCATATTAA
- a CDS encoding glycosyltransferase family 2 protein, whose protein sequence is METPLVSIITPSFNSEKFIAETIQSVQNQTYKNWELIIVDDCSSDATVSIVTKMALLDNRIQLFQSKKNLGTGIARNTAVTKCKGKYISFLDADDLWKSQKLERQIDFLKTNNLPFTFSFYDCINEEGKSLNRTVEAPRNLSYRQLFFCNYVGNLTGIYDVDYFGKIAISSIRKRQDWMLWLTILKKIKTAQPIPESLAFYRIRENSISASKLDLLKHNFAVYRTFHGFNTIVSILCMAGFLFTQLIIKRLCIKKIKASI, encoded by the coding sequence ATGGAAACACCATTAGTCTCAATTATAACCCCTTCTTTTAACTCTGAAAAATTCATTGCTGAAACCATTCAATCTGTTCAGAATCAAACTTACAAAAACTGGGAACTTATTATAGTAGATGATTGTTCATCAGATGCAACAGTATCTATTGTTACAAAAATGGCGCTTTTAGATAATCGAATCCAACTTTTTCAATCCAAAAAAAATTTAGGAACCGGTATTGCACGAAACACAGCAGTAACTAAATGTAAGGGAAAGTATATTTCTTTTTTGGATGCCGATGATTTGTGGAAATCACAAAAACTGGAGAGACAAATTGATTTTCTTAAAACCAATAATTTACCGTTTACCTTCTCTTTCTATGATTGTATCAATGAAGAGGGGAAATCATTAAATAGAACTGTGGAAGCACCGAGAAATCTTTCCTATCGGCAACTGTTTTTTTGCAATTATGTTGGGAATCTTACCGGCATTTATGATGTGGATTATTTTGGGAAAATTGCTATTTCTTCCATCCGTAAACGCCAGGATTGGATGCTATGGCTTACAATTCTAAAAAAAATAAAAACGGCACAACCTATTCCTGAAAGTCTTGCTTTTTATAGAATCAGAGAAAATTCGATTTCAGCTTCTAAACTTGATTTATTGAAGCATAATTTTGCAGTTTATCGAACCTTTCACGGGTTTAATACAATTGTTTCAATATTGTGTATGGCAGGGTTTTTATTCACGCAATTAATCATTAAACGACTTTGTATTAAAAAAATTAAAGCATCGATTTAA
- a CDS encoding phenylacetate--CoA ligase family protein: protein MFPLFDLTLQINGFPMKEAKAELQKIVSLSEKEHEDFIENKKLEIVDFHLQNNPFYKELIGSNASNWDDLPILNKKNLQKPLLQRLSKGYSPKNSYINKTSGSSGDPFIFAKDKYSHALTWASNIYRFGWYGIDFNSSYQARFYGIPMDFIGHKKERFKDLLSHRFRFSIFDLSDVVLEKILKKFQHKKFDYINGYTSSIVLFAKFLQKRNIVLSAICPTLKVCMVTSEMLFEDDKILLEQQFGIPIVNEYGASELDLIAFQNTNGEWQLNSETLFVEILDDNNQAVPNGTSGRIVITSLFNKAHPFIRYDIGDIGILDEKSTLKKPILKKLIGRTNDVALLPSGKKSPGLTFYYVTKSFIEDDGNVKEFIIKQTKIDSFEIEYVSENELNSAQIKKIEAAIALYLEPNLNFKFTRKETLERSNRGKLKQFKSML from the coding sequence ATGTTTCCACTTTTCGACTTAACGCTGCAAATAAATGGTTTCCCAATGAAGGAAGCTAAAGCCGAATTGCAAAAAATTGTTTCTTTATCTGAAAAAGAACACGAAGATTTTATTGAAAATAAAAAATTAGAAATTGTTGATTTTCATTTGCAAAACAATCCTTTCTATAAAGAATTAATTGGTTCAAATGCTTCCAATTGGGATGATTTACCCATTTTGAATAAAAAAAACTTACAAAAACCATTACTGCAAAGACTTTCAAAAGGGTATTCTCCAAAAAATAGTTACATCAATAAAACCTCCGGTTCCAGTGGCGATCCGTTTATTTTTGCCAAAGACAAATACAGTCATGCTTTGACTTGGGCTTCTAATATCTATCGTTTTGGTTGGTATGGAATTGATTTCAATAGTTCCTATCAAGCGCGTTTTTATGGGATTCCGATGGATTTTATTGGACACAAAAAAGAACGCTTCAAGGATTTATTGAGCCATCGGTTTCGGTTCTCTATTTTTGATTTATCGGATGTGGTATTAGAAAAAATTCTGAAGAAGTTTCAGCATAAAAAATTCGATTATATCAATGGATATACGAGTTCGATTGTTTTGTTTGCTAAATTTTTACAGAAGAGAAATATTGTTTTATCAGCCATTTGTCCTACTTTAAAAGTATGTATGGTAACTTCAGAAATGCTTTTTGAGGATGATAAAATTCTTTTAGAACAACAATTTGGAATACCAATTGTCAATGAATACGGTGCTTCAGAATTGGATTTAATCGCTTTTCAAAACACAAATGGCGAGTGGCAGCTAAATTCAGAAACGTTATTTGTTGAGATTTTGGATGACAATAATCAAGCCGTTCCAAATGGTACTTCGGGCCGAATTGTGATTACTTCCTTATTCAATAAAGCGCATCCGTTTATACGCTATGATATTGGTGATATTGGAATTTTGGACGAAAAAAGCACATTGAAAAAGCCCATTCTCAAGAAGTTAATCGGTAGAACAAATGATGTGGCACTCTTACCAAGCGGAAAAAAATCGCCTGGATTAACGTTTTATTACGTCACCAAAAGCTTTATCGAAGACGATGGAAACGTAAAAGAGTTTATTATTAAACAAACAAAGATTGATTCTTTTGAAATTGAATATGTCAGTGAAAATGAATTAAATTCGGCACAAATTAAAAAAATAGAAGCTGCAATTGCTTTGTATCTGGAACCCAATTTGAACTTTAAATTTACAAGAAAAGAAACATTAGAACGAAGCAATCGTGGAAAATTAAAGCAGTTTAAATCGATGCTTTAA
- the purD gene encoding phosphoribosylamine--glycine ligase, translated as MTILLLGSGGREHAFAWKMIQSPLCDTLFVAPGNAGTAAIANNIDISPTDFDAIKAFVLQEKVEMVVVGPEDPLVKGIYDFFLNDAELKQIPVIGPSKIGAQLEGSKEFAKEFLIKHNIPTAAYDSFTAETVEKGCEFLETLQPPYVLKADGLAAGKGVLIIHDLAEAKEELRNMLVHQKFGDASSKVVIEEFLDGIELSCFVLTDGKSYKILPTAKDYKRIGEGDTGLNTGGMGAVSPVPYVDAVLMEKIETRIVKPTIDGFQKDGIPYKGFVFIGLINVNNEPIVIEYNVRMGDPETEVVVPRLKTDLVELFLAVANEKLDEITLEVDERSATTIMVVSGGYPEDFEKGKIISGLDTIEDSIVFHAGTKLDNGNVVSNGGRVLTVTSYGNDFEEAIKKSYQNIDKLNFDKMYFRKDIGNDLK; from the coding sequence ATGACAATTTTACTACTAGGTTCAGGCGGAAGAGAGCATGCATTTGCATGGAAAATGATTCAAAGTCCGCTTTGCGACACACTTTTTGTAGCACCAGGAAATGCAGGAACAGCAGCAATAGCTAACAATATTGATATAAGTCCAACTGATTTTGATGCTATAAAAGCTTTTGTTCTCCAGGAAAAAGTAGAAATGGTTGTTGTAGGACCAGAAGATCCATTAGTAAAAGGCATCTACGATTTCTTTTTAAATGATGCCGAGTTAAAACAGATTCCAGTTATTGGACCATCAAAAATTGGTGCCCAATTAGAAGGAAGTAAAGAATTTGCCAAAGAATTTTTGATTAAACATAATATCCCAACAGCTGCTTACGATAGTTTTACTGCCGAAACTGTTGAAAAAGGATGTGAATTTCTAGAAACACTGCAACCGCCTTATGTTTTGAAAGCAGACGGATTAGCAGCAGGTAAAGGTGTTTTGATTATTCACGATTTGGCGGAAGCCAAAGAAGAATTAAGAAACATGTTAGTACACCAAAAATTTGGTGATGCCAGTTCTAAAGTGGTGATCGAAGAATTCCTTGACGGTATAGAATTAAGTTGTTTTGTTCTTACGGATGGAAAAAGCTATAAAATTTTACCAACAGCCAAAGATTACAAACGCATTGGCGAAGGGGATACGGGATTAAATACAGGCGGAATGGGAGCAGTTTCCCCAGTTCCGTATGTTGACGCCGTTTTGATGGAGAAAATCGAAACACGCATCGTAAAACCAACCATTGATGGTTTCCAGAAAGATGGAATTCCGTACAAAGGATTTGTTTTTATAGGATTGATTAATGTGAATAATGAACCAATCGTAATTGAATACAATGTAAGAATGGGCGATCCAGAAACGGAAGTGGTTGTTCCAAGATTGAAAACGGATTTAGTCGAATTGTTTTTGGCTGTTGCCAATGAAAAACTCGATGAAATAACATTGGAAGTTGATGAAAGAAGTGCTACTACAATTATGGTAGTTTCTGGTGGTTATCCTGAAGATTTTGAAAAGGGAAAAATAATATCAGGATTAGATACTATTGAGGATTCGATTGTTTTTCACGCAGGAACTAAACTAGATAATGGAAATGTAGTTTCAAATGGAGGAAGGGTTTTAACCGTAACTTCTTATGGTAATGATTTCGAAGAGGCCATAAAAAAATCTTACCAAAACATAGATAAACTAAATTTTGATAAGATGTATTTTAGAAAAGATATTGGAAACGATTTAAAATAG